A portion of the Salmo trutta chromosome 1, fSalTru1.1, whole genome shotgun sequence genome contains these proteins:
- the LOC115201616 gene encoding interleukin-8: MSIRMSASLVVVLLALLTITEGMSLKGMGADLRCRCIETESRRIGKLIKKVEMFPPSSHCRDTEIIATLSNSGQEICLDVSAPWVKRVIEKMLANNK, translated from the exons ATGAGCATCAGAATGTCAGCCAGCCTTGTCGTTGTGCTCCTGGCCCTCCTGACCATTACTGAGG GGATGAGTCTGAAAGGCATGGGGGCTGACCTGCGATGTCGCTGCATTGAGACAGAAAGCAGACGTATTGGTAAACTCATTAAGAAGGTGGAGATGTTCCCTCCCAGCTCGCACTGCAGagacactgagatcat TGCAACTCTGAGCAACAGCGGTCAGGAGATTTGTCTGGATGTCAGCGCTCCTTGGGTCAAGAGGGTCATTGAGAAGATGCTGGCCAA CAACAAATGA
- the LOC115201607 gene encoding interleukin-8, protein MSIRMSASLVVVLLALLTITEGMSLRGMGADLRCRCIETESRRIGRLIKKVEMFPPSSHCRDTEIIATLSNSGQEICLDVSAPWVKRVIEKMLANNK, encoded by the exons ATGAGCATCAGAATGTCAGCCAGCCTTGTCGTTGTGCTCCTGGCCCTCCTGACTATTACTGAGG GGATGAGTCTGAGAGGCATGGGGGCTGACCTGCGATGTCGCTGCATTGAGACAGAAAGCAGAAGAATTGGTAGACTCATTAAGAAGGTGGAGATGTTCCCTCCCAGCTCGCACTGCAGagacactgagatcat TGCAACTCTGAGCAACAGCGGTCAGGAGATTTGTCTGGATGTCAGCGCTCCTTGGGTCAAGAGGGTCATTGAGAAGATGCTGGCCAA CAACAAATGA